The region ttttttttgactgtcgTGTTATTTCTCTGTCTCATGCCCTCTTCCTCAATTAGGTCAGTCACTATGCCACCTGCTCATGTTTAAGTGACAGGAAAAAGTACCCCTCTTTCTTCAGAACAATCCCCAGTGATGCCTTCCAGGTGCGGGCTATGGTTCAGATCTTGAAGCATTTTGGATGGACCTGGGTTGGTCTCCTCTACAGTGATGATGACTATGGTATCTATGCTGCTCAGTCTTTTCATCAGGAAATGCAGATATCTGGGCTTTGTGTTGCTTTTTCTGAAATTCTGCCCTATGATTACAACCCCAGAAACATTCAGCATATAACAGGAGTGATTCAGGCATCCACAGCTAGAGTGGTCGTTGTTTTTTCTCCTTCGTCCCTAGTAATACCTTTGATGGAAGAAGTGGTGTTGCAGAACATGACAGGCAAACAGTGGATTGCAAGTGAATCTTGGGCCACTTCACCTGTGTTTCACACTTCACGCTTCCTGCCTTTCCTTGGGGGCACACTGGGCATTGCTATCAGGCGTGGGGAGATTAAGGGTCTTCATGACTTTCTGTTACATCTGCGGCCCACCAATCATCCAAGAGATAATATGTTGAGGATCTTCTGGGAGAATATGTTTGGCTGCAGATTTGAGACTGGGAATAAAGAGATAGATGGAGAGCAAGTGAAAACAGTGTGTACAGGACAGGAAGATCTGAGTACAAAAAACACACCATACACTGATGTTTCAGAGTTGAGAGCAGCTTATAATGTCTATAAGGCAGTTTATTCACTGGCACATGCACTTCATAATCTGTTGCAGTGTGTGGAGGGCAGAGGACCCTTCAGTGGGAACAAATGTGCCAACATAACTAATCTAAAACCATGGCAGGTAAGACCCACAGGTATAGTGCAGATTATCCCCATGCATTTAAAAAGTTGAAGGTGTAAAAGCAAAATATGTTATGTATATTAATTTAAGATAAACACTCAACACCTGTTCTTTCTACAAACTGTACAGCTGGTTCACTACTTACAAAAAGTAAATTTCACCACAGACTTTGGGGATCATGTGTCATTTGATAAGAATGGAGATGCTCTGGCCATCTATGATGTGATGAACTGGCAGCCAAAATCTGATGGAGCTATAAAAATCTACACAGTCGGTGTAGTAAATGAAGAGTTGGAAACAGGGATGGTGCTCACACTGGATGAGGACGCAATATACTGgaactttgaaacaaaaaaagtagCATTGCCTAttaatctctttctctcttgtctTTATTTTTGCTTAAAGTCTAAATGAGACTCTAAAATGAGAGTAAATGAATGCAAAAAGGAAAAGCTAGTCATTGTTTAATCGATGACAAACAGATGACTGATAACAGATGATGTCTATTGTAGCCTCCACGGTCCGTGTGCAGTGAGAGCTGTCCTCCAGGAACCAGACCAGCCACAAGAAAGGGTCTTCCTTTCTGCTGTTTTGATTGCCTGCCATGCGGAGATGGGGAGATTTCTAATGCAACAGGTGAGCAGATAATTACTGAGctgaaaaaagttaaaaaaaataaaaataaaaaagggactTAAaaggaatttaatttattttctgattCCCAGATGCTATTGAGTGCATGGTTTGTCCAGTTGAGTTCTGGTCCAGTCCAAATAAGGATCAATGTGTCCCTAAAGAAGTGGAGTTTCTATCCTATGAGGATCCTTTGGGCATCTCTTTGACCACTGCTTCCCTGCTTGGCACCTGTTCCTGTGCTCTTGTGATGGTCATTCTCGTGCATCACCGCAACACTCCCATAGTGCGTGCCAACAATTCAGAGCTCAGCTTCCTGCTGCTTTTGTCACTCAAACTGTGTTTCCTGTGTGTGCTGCTGTTCATTGGCCAGCCACAGTTATGGACATGTCAGTTAAGACATGCTGTGTTTGGCATAAGCTTTGTCCTGTGTATCTCCAGCATCCTGGTCAAGACTATGGTGGTAATAGCTGTGTTCAAGTCATCTCATCCAGAGGGGAAGGATGCAATAAGATGGTTTGGAGCTGCTCCACAAAGATGTACTGTTCTGGTCCTAACTGCCATACAGGTTGTGATATGTGCAATCTGGCTATCAACTGCTTCTCCAACACCCCATAAAAATAACCTGTATATCCGGTCTATAATAGTCTATGAATGTGCTATTGGCTCAGTGGCTGGTTTTTCTATGCTGCTAGGATACATTGGACTTTTAGCAACAGTAAGCTTCCTCTTAGCCTTCCTGGCAAGAAATCTTCCAGATAATTTTAATGAAGCAAAGTTCATCACTTTTAGCATGTTAATATTCTGTGCTGTTTGGATTGCATTTGTTCCAGCATATGTAAGCTCACCAGGGAAATATGCAGTGGCTGTGGAGATGTTTGCCATTTTAGCTTCAAGTTTTGGTTTACTGGTGGCCATATTTGCCCCAAAGTGTTACATCATCCTTTTACATCCAGAGAGAAACACTAAAAAAGCCATCATGGGAagacaaacaaaataattttttttaaatgtaaaattgtgaacttttatttaaaacaaatttattgttttgggtatattatttttattataacattatattgtCATCCCTACTGAAAAtgtaatatactaaaatgtatttagatATGTTTACTTCATGCTAAATATactttgtacatttacataattatgTACTTAATAAATGAACCCTGCATTTATACATttagtctgctaaattggaacaaataatattttttttttctcaatgcactttaattgtaagTAGTGGTGAAGTACAACAAAAGATGTACTGAAATATGTATTATTGTGCTAAAGcagaactattgcaagtatacttatGGGGTCTGCGTGATTTTGCTAAGACATGTTCCTagatcaacatattttgttgatcttggatcaacattactttccaaaaatacagacttaacccaatccctacccctaaatctAATCTTAcccattatttttataaaataggaaggaaatgatagctgattaacaaggatgTAGATgtacctaaccctgattgtaagcctaaaactgacatttcctgaaaagttatctctcagttctgattggttgattggaaagTTGTTCCATAGTGACAttcaaacacattttaggctccacatgaagaaatgtgcattgtgcacaagtagtatttcaaataaagtttatttatggtttttatatcagtaagtcttgagcaatatgtcagtaaatatatttaaaccatacttagtataaaaaataaaaaataaaaaaatatatgacttTTTAATAGGGTTGTCATATTGAGGTGAGTCCACTATTTATTAGGACTTATACCTACATGtacatataaaaatagaaatattccagaatgattaaatgtattatgtttataCTTGATTTAAAGTCCCCCTGTGGTAAAATTTTTATCCCTTAAAACTTATCTTTGATCATCAAAATgacataattaaatgtttttttttttttgtctgtttattttttattttatttttgaaataattttctcATGCTTTAAAATAGCTTGAACATAACTTAaaggtaaggtaaggtaaggtaaaGTAAACTTTTATTGTCCCCAGTAGGGAAATTTGTCTTGGGCCATCACCCATGCTGGAACCATACAATACACACATTAGACAAATACAATtctcaaaatacacaaaatattaatacataaaattaCAGCTCCATACTTCCTCTATTTAACAACTTCACAGACACTGGGATAAAGagtttttaaatctatttaatctgCAGCGAGGAACCCTGAACCTCCTGCCAGAAGGCAACAACTCATATTCTGTATTCAAAACATGGGAAAAATCACAAACAATCCTCTCAGCGTGTCTTACAGTGGCATGTTCGTACATAGTTTGCATTGGTGTCCATTCATTCACTCCTATAATTTTCCAAGCAGTATGTATCATTCGAATCAGCTTTGATCTCGATTGCACAGATAGGTTCCCAAACCATACTGTGATACAGTATCTGATTAAACTCTCAATTACTGCCTGGTAAAAAATTACCATAATGTTTTTATCAACCCCATGAACTCTCAGACGACGTAAAAAATGCAATCTTTGATGTATCTTCCTACAGAGATTATCCACATGTATATGCCATGTTAGTGAATCATCAAAAAAGACCCCAAGATATTTATATGATGAGACCTGTGCTACATTTAGTTTGTGGAAACTCAGTGGCCTGTGATCACTCACTCCTCTAGGATCAAACACCATTTCCTTGGTCTTACCTACGTTTAGAGCTAGGTGGTTGTTATCACACCAATTTTCAAATCTTCTAATCTCTGAAAAATATTCGGACAGGTCTCCATCCTTTTTTAATAGTCCTAAAATTGCAGTATCATCTGAgaatttaacaatataattattgGGGTAGCACCTTCTGCACTCATCCGTATACAGAGTGAACAACACCGGTGAACTAACACAACCCTGAGGGGCTCCAGTACTCAAAGTTCTAACTTCAGAGAGTGTTCCATTGACACTAACCTGCTGCCTCCGGTTGGTTAAAAAAGAGTTATACCATTTAATAATAAGAGGGTGAACTTTAAGATCCATTAACCTCTTAGTTAAAAGATGCGGCTGCAGCATGTTGGAAGCTGAACTAAAATCTAAAAACACAAGACGTGCATATGAGCTAGTATCTTCtagatgtctatttattaaaagtgTGATGGTTATATCAGCATCATCAGTACTTCTATTACTCCTATATGCAAATTGAAATGGATCCAAAACACTACTAACCTCAGTTTTTACATGATTAATCATAATTTTCTCCAAACACTTCATCACTATCGAGGTCAATGCCACTGGACGATAATCATTATTCTCCTTACAACTAGCCTTTTTGGAGACAGGGATAATAACAGAACTCTTCCAGATAGAggggactgtgtgtgtgtctacagactTCTGGTAGATGGGACACCAGGCTTCTGCTAGTTCTTTACTACACGATTGCAGTAGCCGTCCAGAAATACCATCAGGTCCAAAAGCCTTTCCAGAACAAACATGTGATAATAGTCTCTCCACTGTATGTTGatcaataattattttagaaGTGTCCAGTCCAGATAATACTTCCAATGCATTTCCCTGTTCCAGTGTAAAATCTTTTCCTTCAAACCTACAATAAAAGGTGTTCAACTCATTTGCCTTTACATTCTCATCCATGACATTGATCAACCTTTTTGCTGGAGCCATATTTGTCATAGTTTTCATAGAGTCCCATATTTTCCTAATATCCAGTGCCCTTCAAATTTCTCTTTCTCCTTCCTCCTAGCTGTGCTTAGTTTATGGTTAAGTTCCTTCTGTACATCTTTCATAGCCACCAAGTCCCCTCTCCTGAATGCTCTTTTCTGCTGTACTATACACTCTTTAATTTCCTTAGAGATATAAGATTTATTGTTTGGatatatagttattgttttttgttCTATCACATTATCTTTACAAAATTTTGTATAGTCTGTGATAGTCTCTGCAGCCTCGTCCAAATCCTAACTATAAAAAAGGTCCCAGTTGGTACAGGAGAAGCATCCCTTTAAAGTTTCAATTCCATCATTATTCCACACAGACACAGTTTTAGTTTGTGGTTTGCTGCTTTTAAGCAGAGATTTATATGTAGGCATTAAATGGACAGCATAATGATCAGAGGAGCCTAACGGCGGTTTAACCTTAGCTATATAAGCATTCTTAACATTTCCATAACATTTGTCCAAGATGTTTTTGCCTCTAGTGTTACAGTCCACATATTGATAAAAACCAGGCAACACAGCTTCAAGCGCACAATGGTTAAAATCTCCTAAAATAAGACAGGATGCTTCAGGAGTGCGTTGTAGCTGTTTGTGAACACAGTTTGCGTTAAGTTTAGCTGCATTTGCAGCATTTCCACTGGGTGGAATATAAacagtacataataataaaatatttccaaACTCGCGTGGAAGATAAAAAGGCCTCAGACTTAGGCATAATAGTTCAATGTCGGAGTTACTAACCCGCTCTCTCTCAGAGAATTGCGAGCACCACTTTTGGTTAATATAGACACAAATGCCCCCTCCCTTTATGTAGATGTAATCCTAAATGTGTGCATaagcacaaaagctagattttgcgtatgtacaaaagttttcagatttataaagtCATGGGTATGCCAGAACCTGCGCAAAATTCCCTTTGTAATACCCAGTCAGTGGAAGATTGTGCGTACATGAATCTCCacacctaaaaactctgcttgtaataacctagaacactgtctaagacttgatggttgctgtcaattcttcgtcatcagttaggaacctaggtgtgctatttgatcgcaatctttccttagaaagccacatttctagcatttgtaaaactgcatttttccatctcaaaaatatatctaaattacggcctatgctctcaatgtcaaatgcagaaatgttaatccatgcatttatgacctcaaggttagattattgtaatgctttattgggtggttgttctgcacgcttagtaaacaaactacagctagtccaaaatgcagcagcaagagttcttactagaaccaggaagtatgaccatattagcccggtcctgtcaacactgcactggctccctatcaaacatcgtatagattttaaaatattgcttattacttataaagccctgaatggtttagcacctcagtatttgaatgagctccttttacattataatcctttacgtccgctacgttctcaaaactcaatttgagaAAACTCAAagcaaatttgataatacctagaatatcaaaatcaactgcgggcggcagatccttttcctatttggcgcctaaactctggaataacctacctaacattgttcgggaggcagacacactcttgcagtttaaatctagattaaagatccatctctttaacctggcatacacataacatactaatatgcttttaatatccaaatccgttaaaggatttttaggctgcattaattaggtaaaccggaaccggaaacacttcccataacaccctatgtacttgctacattattagaagaatggcatctacgctaatatttgtctgtttctctcttgttccgaggtcaccgtggccaccagatccagtctgtgtccagatcagagggtcactgcagtcacccggatccagtacgtagccagaacagatggtggatcaacacctagaaaggacctctacatccctgaaagacagcggagaccaggacaactagagccccagatacagatcccctgtaaagaccttgtctcagaggagcaccaggacaagatcacaggaaacagatgattcttctgcacaatctgactttgctgcagcctggaattgaactactgttttcgtctggtcagaggagaactggccccccaactgagcctggtttctcccaaggtttttttctccattctgtcaccgatggagtttcggttccttgccgctgttgcctctggcttgcttaggtggggtcacttcatctacagcgatatcgttgacttgattgcaaataaatgcacagacactatttaactgaacagagatgacataactgaattcaatgatgaactgcctttaactatcattttgcattattgacactattttgctaaagaatgttgttcagttgctttgacgcaatgtattttgtttaaagcgctatataaataaaggtgactttgactttgacaccaTCTCCTCCCCAAAATGGCCATTTATTGAGCTTACGAAGTCTAGTTTTAATATGCATAAcgtcatctgcatatcatttccatGCATTTTCCCATAGACCGTGAcaccatgtttaaaaaaaataaaataaattgctgGCACTGATACAGGATGGCTACCTCCGTGgtgtgctctgcagttgtttttgtgtttttgttagtttgtcctgtctttagttatattcctgcaatcagtttcaccagggactaATTGCATGACATTCGGAACCACACATGTCCCGATATATTACCGTTTTTttactattctgatgttttgctggacactCTTGTCAACGGAGCAGCTCCACTGATCACATGCTTCTGGACGTGAAGATGGGGAAagagagctggcgcgctcgtgaaacgccattgcctagcatccatctggcaaatctctgctctctacccaacaaaacagacaaactcatTCTGCTCTCCTGGACAAATAAGGATTCACACTCTGCACTTGGCTAAATGATGCCATTCCAGACAGTGTGCTCCATCTgctgggctttcagctgttcagagcagcccgcaacgcagaatcaacggggaaattgtGTGCCGGcagggacatgcttttacatcaacaaAGATGTGCTGTTCTGATCTAGAaacactcttcattaactgcaaacTGTTCTTTTcatttcactcgttcattctggtgagtgtatACATCATTCCGCAATCACGCGTgagcctggctttacagaaactggctgatcagatcacagagacagaacaacaatacCTGGATTCTGTTCTAATCATTCTCTTGGACTTTAATGAAGCAAATATctcctgtgaactgccaaaatacagacatcaAATGTCCCACCagagtaatatattggatcactgttacaccacaataaaggatgcatatcactctgttccacgagcagctttgggacactctgatcactgtttggttcatcttatactTACCTAGAGGCAGAatctaaaatcagctaaacctgtaagccagcaccccccattatggggctcacagctgaaagtgccctacctaacttaaaattgcaacagttccttacttcagtgttactacatttttatttgatataaaataaaaatcagtcctggagcaatctagaaaagtaatgggttgaaggtcaaatgtctcatgagtttatatttcaaatctgaagaggATACCATACCAGACAATGTATTGtcccaaaaaatataaaaaatatttaccaactgtattgaagggttctacaaaacattttagtcattaaacataccactgcatatctttttcaattataaaacattagacagaaacttagacatcatataagtgatttatttgagcactagaaagatacaataagaataataataataataataaaataataagatttaactttgtatgccacTTACAGAACACCCTGAGATTGCTTGACAtgtagcatttacaatgaattctgGTCATTAAAGATGGTAATCATATaaatgcgccataaagtcaataaatcacactctattcatatagacggcGTTCACACTGATAGCcgtgattacacagtaatagcaagctgatttgcactcaaacagatagTAATCATACAGATACatgcacattcaacataaaacacactcacacatatagaattttattttatttaaaaaaagaaaaaaaaagaaaaaggcggTCGCAAAGTTCCGCCGGTAACACTTTACTGTAAGGGTACAAACATTAACATGGATTAATGCATACATTTATGTGTGAATTATGCATTACTTCATGCATTAATATCTCATGAATTATCAGGAACTAACATGAGTTCATAGTCTTTTATTCATGACTTCATGGATGAAGAACACCttaattaagatattaagtaaggTGAGTATATCAttgttatttatgatttattacacATGATCATGATGTTTTCTTTGTTCACAAAAAAACAAGGTTGTTACTATGCATTGTGGATAAAGCTATGCTTATGGTACATTATCCATTATTTTACAGCATTATTTTATgcaagacttttttttattattattattaaaggtacaatttgtaagatatctgcagtaaaatatccaaaaaccactaaaaAGCACTAAATATCTAAACcactgattactaacaatatctctaatgttttcaactacttgtaaattatgagaaaattcccattctaaacagtgacacggggcagtgcagtcgcctgtcaatgatgtAAGTTCCCATTTGTTaccacctttactgacgtagaaaccacatgacaacagtgtcatggacaaatgcggaagtagtgtctagcatcCAGCAAACCACttgcttgcttcaagcagttccgtATTTGCttcttcttgcatgttttataGTGGATTGTGTTCCTTatatatggaacataattactgtttaccatctgccgctggttctgtcgacaaggacagctcccataaacttgtgttttactcgacaggtgagttgttttgattcgtatctttacagaaaacgtatgctattataacgaccaacaagattagtattatggggcatacagtccaaacgcggggcatctgatccatagtctgataacgtctttgcattgactttgtatgtaatctactagcgcaaatcgttgaactcacatttgaaaattatgacatcaagcacaatatttataaaaaaatttacctCATCCGTTAAATCCTTGATTTatatttccgtctgattgatggccgtcagagGTTGGGTAGAAGATAACAAATCCCATCATCCCATGCTCCTTCTTAGCAACATCAAAccatgcgattgttattgttttggtagtgcgccctctcgtggcaggtccaacaaactgtacctttaaaggaatatttaaaaaatccacATTACTTCATGCATGCATGAAGGCTAGAACAGTAAATCAATTAATGTGagaactaatgttttttttttttattaaatatgatatgAGTTATCAAGCATGTTTATTTCTTCTGCATAGTAGATAAATAGCCAGACCTTATcattggccaatcacagcacatatcATGTGAATTCTGTTAACATTCAAATACAGTAGCCATCATTAACTAAGCATTAGTATCTCATGACTTCATCATTTGTGTGGCCCCTCAACTAATATGGTGACCAGAGTGTGTTTTCTGAgagtgagttattccataacggacacaaacaattcTGCCCCTGAAGAAcggaaatgtaaacaaaggaattatcatccatattacaacattattggttcgttggactaaacgtgctccatgagatttcGTTCCGTGAaccccttacctttctaactaaaccgggatttacagctgtggatgtgtttatgacacGTTATTACGACAGATCTGGTATttactgcattttcattcttattgttttgatgtgtactgcttacacaaatttagcaaatacattctttataagctttccattgaaaaacagctatCTGTCGTTGATGCTTAAGGCTTAGATCTttctaatgatatatagtttgtcaagattaaatttgtcccgtttcatttaatctattcgtaaatatTGCCAAGTGCAACTAAGGGGACTTCAGGACGCCCGCGTCGGGGTGCGGGTTAAGAggttaaggactgtaaaaagatggactaatgaagcagagcaggatttacaatcttgttttgacctcactgattggagtgtttttgaagctgctgccaccgatctgaaCGAGCTCACGGAGACTGTAACATCTTATGGCGCGTTTCCActacaggaactttacccaggaactagggactttggcctggtactctgtgtgtttccaccgcaggaaccaggaactaaataaagaacTAAAACAAAtgtccctcagaaagtccctgctcgcgaagtagtactttttcaaagttccggaactttcgggggtggCACTGGGGCGCTAAatatcctgattggttgagttcacgcagcattgtgatctcaaccaccatttattcggatcaattttaaaatattacttttattgtgtcaggaaatgtaattttaaatgtatttcagacGAGAATGTagatgtttaaaactcaaatctgtggtttatttatacaGAAAGCACCGatttaaaaatttgttttgccgatctcggagacggtgagctatacgcgatcagcgagagctcagtaa is a window of Carassius carassius chromosome 23, fCarCar2.1, whole genome shotgun sequence DNA encoding:
- the LOC132101905 gene encoding extracellular calcium-sensing receptor-like, with protein sequence MRFSLIVSLYLLLDCLSPVSVLRLGTCQLQRQFRLNGVYLDGDVIIGGLFEVHFFTVFPELSFEREPEEPYCEIFNMESFQHAQTMAFAINEINKNPNLLPNITLGYQLYDNCVMLGMAFRAAISLVSGRERSSSNLNCTGPPPVIGIVGDPSSTPSIAISSVLGLFRVPIVSHYATCSCLSDRKKYPSFFRTIPSDAFQVRAMVQILKHFGWTWVGLLYSDDDYGIYAAQSFHQEMQISGLCVAFSEILPYDYNPRNIQHITGVIQASTARVVVVFSPSSLVIPLMEEVVLQNMTGKQWIASESWATSPVFHTSRFLPFLGGTLGIAIRRGEIKGLHDFLLHLRPTNHPRDNMLRIFWENMFGCRFETGNKEIDGEQVKTVCTGQEDLSTKNTPYTDVSELRAAYNVYKAVYSLAHALHNLLQCVEGRGPFSGNKCANITNLKPWQLVHYLQKVNFTTDFGDHVSFDKNGDALAIYDVMNWQPKSDGAIKIYTVGVVNEELETGMVLTLDEDAIYWNFETKKPPRSVCSESCPPGTRPATRKGLPFCCFDCLPCGDGEISNATDAIECMVCPVEFWSSPNKDQCVPKEVEFLSYEDPLGISLTTASLLGTCSCALVMVILVHHRNTPIVRANNSELSFLLLLSLKLCFLCVLLFIGQPQLWTCQLRHAVFGISFVLCISSILVKTMVVIAVFKSSHPEGKDAIRWFGAAPQRCTVLVLTAIQVVICAIWLSTASPTPHKNNLYIRSIIVYECAIGSVAGFSMLLGYIGLLATVSFLLAFLARNLPDNFNEAKFITFSMLIFCAVWIAFVPAYVSSPGKYAVAVEMFAILASSFGLLVAIFAPKCYIILLHPERNTKKAIMGRQTK